The following are encoded together in the candidate division KSB1 bacterium genome:
- a CDS encoding outer membrane lipoprotein carrier protein LolA → MNFFTWCAARGPRRFAMVSRAVLPRPALFLLVALAGVTGFAPRQNNNADRIISRVRATYEKLEALAADFQREYTWALAGETQTLTGKLYLKKGDRYRVETDLQTIVTDGKTVWTHAVDKQQVFIDHMTKSPENPLPRDLLIKYTNDFKAEYLRDERWEQGDCHVVRLTPRLEEESFAKSVTVWVDKKNWIAVKIEQVDLNENLTVYKLHNVVINPTLADQLFTFKIPENVEVVDWRENSK, encoded by the coding sequence ATGAACTTTTTCACTTGGTGCGCCGCGCGTGGCCCCCGCCGTTTCGCAATGGTTTCCCGGGCTGTTCTCCCGCGGCCTGCTCTGTTTCTGCTCGTGGCGCTCGCAGGCGTTACGGGGTTTGCCCCGCGCCAGAACAACAACGCCGACAGAATCATCAGCCGGGTGCGCGCCACCTATGAAAAGCTCGAAGCCCTGGCTGCCGATTTTCAAAGGGAATACACCTGGGCACTCGCCGGCGAAACCCAAACGCTCACCGGCAAGCTTTATCTCAAAAAAGGCGACCGCTACCGCGTGGAGACCGACTTGCAAACCATCGTCACCGACGGCAAAACCGTGTGGACTCATGCGGTCGACAAGCAGCAGGTTTTCATCGACCACATGACCAAGTCGCCGGAGAATCCGCTGCCGCGCGACCTGCTCATCAAGTACACCAATGATTTCAAGGCGGAATACCTGCGCGATGAACGCTGGGAGCAGGGCGACTGCCACGTCGTGCGCCTCACACCGCGCCTGGAGGAAGAATCCTTCGCCAAAAGCGTGACGGTTTGGGTGGACAAGAAAAACTGGATTGCGGTAAAGATCGAGCAAGTCGATCTCAACGAAAACCTGACGGTTTACAAGCTGCACAACGTCGTGATCAACCCCACGCTTGCCGATCAGTTGTTCACGTTCAAAATTCCAGAGAACGTGGAAGTGGTGGATTGGAGGGAAAATTCAAAGTAG
- a CDS encoding DNA translocase FtsK 4TM domain-containing protein, translating to MAGKSVKLSQQQKEEILGILLLMLGMLVLASLISYDPAEEPQGIQFIRIHNAMGVAGVYISYVLIKILFGYSAILIPIMLIAWGWLYFRGHQRDKMGHATYLMLLAAFYFATWLGLPHVMQEGTPTVNYSHSGLIGAFFAHLLHRLLGAIGSVIVLLTVGAVTLMVATQKSLHDVLRQTRAGLTRVRELFAGGWIAMRDWRPAVPQPAATKASWRVAEPEVAAEPEPETVETVTEPEEPRWKKLARLRVAEGQGSGSVLPGTSSPPADSNNEKIAFDAGRPAKAEAPAEAAPAVASDKPRPAGNYVFPPLELLSVPPPEKQKVQSRDELLSLARVLEERLLEFDVEGKVVEINPGPVITRYEYEPAPGIKVSRITALADDLALAMRAKRIRIVAPIPGKAAVGIELPNSEPQMVDLRSLLDSDAFRQSPSPLTIALGKTISGQVYVTSLERMPHLLIAGATGSGKSVCLNAIIASILYKAHPRDVQFVLVDPKRLELSSYRMLRRHHLNYRDDLNEEVVTTPQNALAILRSLEWEMENRYTLLARVGTRNIAEYNQRLREGRLAAPGEPGTAADEKELKPLPYIVLVIDELADLMLTAAKEVEEPIARLTQLSRAVGIHLIVATQRPSVDVITGVIKANFPARIAFQVASKIDSRTILDMNGAEKLLGSGDMLFLPPGSPEAVRIHGAYVSSEDIERTIEHIRNQPAFDKTLLPVRQENSEVDDGYGPAADGRRDELFHEALKLVVRHQQGSISLLQRRLKIGYSRAARLIDELEAAGIVGAFDGSKAREVLVDESYLEEMGLE from the coding sequence ATGGCGGGAAAATCCGTAAAACTTTCACAGCAGCAAAAAGAAGAGATTCTCGGAATTCTGCTGCTGATGCTCGGCATGCTGGTGCTGGCGAGTTTGATCTCATACGATCCCGCGGAGGAGCCACAGGGCATCCAGTTCATCCGGATTCACAACGCCATGGGCGTGGCGGGGGTGTACATTTCGTATGTGCTGATCAAAATCCTGTTCGGTTATTCCGCCATACTGATCCCCATCATGTTGATCGCCTGGGGCTGGCTTTATTTTCGCGGCCATCAGCGAGACAAGATGGGGCATGCCACTTACCTGATGCTGCTGGCTGCGTTTTATTTCGCCACCTGGCTGGGCCTGCCGCATGTCATGCAGGAGGGCACCCCGACAGTCAATTATTCCCATTCCGGCTTGATTGGTGCTTTCTTTGCGCATCTCCTGCATCGTCTCCTGGGCGCCATCGGCAGCGTGATCGTGTTGCTGACCGTCGGCGCGGTGACGCTGATGGTCGCGACTCAGAAGAGCCTGCATGATGTCCTGCGCCAGACCCGGGCGGGTCTCACCCGCGTGCGTGAGTTGTTCGCGGGCGGTTGGATAGCAATGCGCGATTGGCGGCCGGCGGTTCCCCAGCCGGCTGCAACCAAAGCCTCCTGGCGCGTCGCGGAGCCGGAGGTGGCAGCCGAACCAGAGCCGGAAACCGTGGAGACCGTGACGGAGCCGGAGGAGCCACGCTGGAAGAAACTCGCGCGCTTGCGAGTTGCGGAGGGACAGGGCAGCGGCAGTGTCTTGCCGGGCACGAGCTCACCGCCCGCCGACAGCAACAACGAAAAAATTGCCTTTGATGCGGGTCGTCCTGCGAAAGCGGAGGCACCGGCGGAAGCGGCCCCCGCCGTGGCAAGCGACAAACCCAGGCCGGCAGGCAACTATGTTTTCCCGCCGCTGGAATTGCTCAGTGTACCGCCGCCAGAAAAGCAAAAGGTGCAGAGCCGCGACGAGCTGCTCAGTCTCGCCCGGGTGTTGGAGGAGCGGCTGTTGGAATTCGACGTCGAGGGCAAGGTGGTGGAGATCAACCCCGGCCCGGTGATCACGCGCTACGAATATGAGCCGGCGCCCGGCATCAAAGTCTCGCGCATCACTGCGCTCGCCGATGATCTGGCGCTCGCCATGCGCGCCAAGCGCATCCGCATCGTCGCACCCATACCCGGCAAAGCCGCGGTCGGCATCGAGCTGCCCAATTCCGAGCCGCAAATGGTGGATTTGCGCAGCCTGCTCGATTCCGATGCCTTCCGGCAATCACCGTCGCCCCTGACCATCGCACTCGGCAAGACCATCTCCGGCCAGGTGTATGTCACCTCGCTGGAAAGAATGCCGCATTTGCTCATCGCCGGCGCCACCGGCTCGGGGAAAAGCGTGTGTTTGAACGCCATCATCGCCAGCATTCTCTACAAGGCGCATCCGCGCGACGTGCAGTTCGTGCTGGTCGATCCCAAGCGGCTGGAGCTTTCCAGTTATCGCATGCTGCGGCGGCACCATTTGAACTATCGCGATGATCTGAATGAAGAGGTGGTGACCACCCCGCAGAATGCACTCGCCATACTGCGCAGCCTGGAATGGGAAATGGAAAACCGCTACACGCTGCTGGCGCGCGTGGGCACCCGCAACATCGCGGAGTACAATCAGCGCCTGCGGGAGGGCAGGCTCGCTGCGCCCGGGGAACCCGGCACCGCGGCGGACGAAAAGGAGTTGAAGCCGCTGCCCTACATCGTGCTGGTGATCGATGAGCTGGCGGATCTCATGCTCACTGCCGCCAAGGAAGTGGAGGAGCCGATTGCGCGCCTGACCCAGCTCTCGCGCGCGGTTGGCATTCATCTGATCGTGGCGACGCAGCGGCCCTCGGTGGATGTCATCACCGGCGTGATCAAGGCCAACTTCCCGGCGCGCATCGCCTTTCAGGTGGCCTCCAAGATCGACTCGCGCACGATTCTTGACATGAACGGCGCGGAAAAACTGCTCGGCAGCGGCGACATGCTGTTTCTGCCGCCGGGCAGTCCGGAAGCGGTCCGCATTCACGGCGCCTATGTTTCCTCCGAAGACATCGAGCGCACCATCGAGCATATCCGCAATCAGCCGGCTTTCGATAAGACCCTGCTGCCGGTGCGCCAGGAGAACAGCGAAGTGGATGACGGCTACGGCCCGGCGGCCGACGGCCGGCGCGATGAGCTGTTTCACGAGGCCCTCAAGCTGGTGGTACGCCACCAGCAGGGCTCGATTTCACTGCTGCAGCGCCGTCTGAAAATCGGCTATTCGCGCGCCGCGCGTCTGATCGATGAATTGGAAGCCGCGGGCATCGTGGGCGCCTTTGACGGCAGCAAAGCCCGCGAAGTGCTCGTGGATGAATCGTATCTCGAAGAAATGGGATTGGAATAG
- the gcvT gene encoding glycine cleavage system aminomethyltransferase GcvT, translating to MANTRSVFTAKKTPLHEVHVGLGAKMVEFGGYLMPVQYRGIIEEHLTVRRAVGVFDVSHMGEFEFRGPGAPALLQRMTINDVARLAPGQAQYSAMCYPDGGIVDDLIVYRLPDRYLAVVNAANLRKDWEWLQQEARPEAGMVDVSEQTALLAVQGRHARATLQKLTTAPLHAIKSYWLASGEIAGVPALIARTGYTGEDGFELACDARQAVKLWDALFEAGREFGIEPIGLGARDTLRLEMKYCLYGNDIDHTTNPLEAGLGWITKLDKGDFIGRAALASVKAQGLRRKLVGLELSGRNLARHGHAILKDGVTIGHVTSGTFSPSLQKAIAMGYVAAEHSAVGTELTVDVRGRQVAARVVATPFYRRDY from the coding sequence ATGGCAAACACCCGCTCCGTCTTCACTGCGAAAAAAACGCCCCTGCACGAGGTGCATGTCGGCCTGGGTGCGAAGATGGTCGAATTTGGCGGTTATCTGATGCCGGTGCAATATCGCGGTATCATCGAAGAGCATCTCACAGTGCGCCGTGCCGTCGGCGTGTTCGATGTGTCACACATGGGGGAGTTCGAATTTCGCGGCCCGGGCGCGCCCGCCTTGCTGCAGCGCATGACCATCAATGACGTGGCGCGGTTGGCCCCCGGTCAGGCGCAATATTCCGCCATGTGCTATCCCGATGGCGGCATCGTGGATGATCTCATCGTCTATCGCCTGCCCGACCGCTATCTTGCCGTTGTCAATGCTGCCAATCTCCGCAAAGATTGGGAGTGGCTGCAGCAGGAGGCCAGGCCCGAAGCCGGCATGGTCGATGTCAGCGAGCAGACCGCCCTGCTGGCCGTGCAGGGCCGGCATGCCCGGGCCACGCTGCAAAAACTCACCACCGCGCCTTTGCATGCGATCAAATCCTACTGGCTGGCGTCGGGTGAAATTGCCGGCGTGCCGGCCTTGATCGCCCGCACCGGTTACACCGGCGAGGATGGCTTCGAGCTGGCCTGCGACGCACGGCAGGCCGTCAAACTGTGGGATGCGCTTTTCGAAGCCGGGCGGGAATTCGGCATCGAGCCGATCGGGCTGGGCGCGCGCGACACCCTGCGGCTGGAAATGAAGTACTGCCTGTATGGCAATGACATCGACCACACCACCAATCCCCTGGAAGCCGGCCTGGGCTGGATCACCAAGCTCGACAAGGGTGATTTCATCGGCCGGGCAGCGCTTGCCAGCGTCAAGGCGCAAGGCTTGCGCCGCAAACTGGTGGGATTGGAGTTGTCGGGCCGAAACCTGGCGCGGCACGGCCATGCCATTCTCAAAGACGGGGTCACCATCGGGCATGTCACCAGTGGCACCTTTTCACCCAGCCTGCAAAAGGCCATCGCCATGGGGTATGTCGCGGCAGAACACAGCGCGGTGGGGACGGAATTGACCGTCGACGTGCGCGGCCGTCAGGTGGCGGCGCGCGTCGTGGCGACACCGTTTTACCGTCGTGATTATTGA
- a CDS encoding pyridoxal phosphate-dependent aminotransferase — MRFAKRMSRLGTETAFEVLARARQLEAQGQQIIHLEIGEPDFDTPAFIVEQAVNALRRGRTHYSPAAGIRELRQAIAEEVARTRGVAVAPENVVVTPGAKPIMFFALLALIDPEDEVIYPNPGFPIYESVIQFSGARAVPLPLQEHKGFRFEIADLEALLTPRTRLLVINSPQNPTGGVMTREDVRAVAELARRRDLWVLSDEIYKDILYEGEHASILSEPGMLERTILLDGFSKTYAMTGWRLGYGVMPEPLARQIELLMINSNSCTATFTQDAGVAALQGPREEIRAFVAEFRRRRDLMVAGLNDIKGVTCINPRGAFYCFPNVSRVPLASKPLAELLLNEAGVAVLSGTAFGQYGEGYLRLSYANSVENIREGLRRMKRVIEAL, encoded by the coding sequence ATGAGATTCGCGAAACGGATGAGTCGTCTGGGGACGGAGACGGCCTTCGAGGTGCTGGCGCGCGCCCGGCAACTTGAAGCGCAAGGCCAGCAGATCATCCATCTCGAAATCGGAGAGCCGGATTTTGACACCCCCGCCTTCATTGTCGAGCAGGCGGTCAACGCCCTGCGCCGCGGCCGCACGCATTATTCGCCGGCGGCCGGCATTCGCGAGCTGCGCCAGGCGATTGCCGAGGAGGTGGCGCGCACGCGCGGCGTGGCCGTCGCCCCGGAAAATGTGGTGGTCACACCCGGCGCCAAGCCCATCATGTTCTTTGCCCTGCTTGCCCTCATCGACCCCGAAGACGAAGTCATCTATCCCAATCCCGGTTTTCCCATTTATGAATCGGTGATTCAGTTTTCCGGTGCGCGCGCCGTGCCGTTGCCGTTGCAGGAGCACAAGGGCTTCCGTTTCGAAATCGCCGATCTCGAAGCGCTGCTCACGCCACGCACCCGATTGCTCGTCATCAACTCGCCGCAAAACCCCACCGGCGGTGTGATGACGCGCGAGGATGTGCGGGCGGTGGCGGAGCTGGCGCGTCGAAGGGATTTGTGGGTCTTGAGCGATGAAATCTACAAGGACATTCTCTACGAGGGCGAGCATGCCAGCATTCTCTCCGAGCCCGGCATGCTGGAGCGCACGATTTTGCTGGACGGCTTTTCCAAAACCTATGCGATGACCGGCTGGCGTCTGGGCTATGGCGTCATGCCCGAGCCGCTGGCGCGCCAGATTGAGCTGTTGATGATCAACAGCAACAGTTGCACCGCGACCTTCACCCAGGATGCCGGAGTTGCCGCGCTGCAGGGCCCGCGCGAGGAAATCCGCGCCTTTGTCGCCGAGTTTCGCCGGCGCCGCGATTTGATGGTGGCCGGGCTGAACGACATCAAAGGCGTGACCTGCATCAACCCGCGGGGCGCGTTTTACTGTTTTCCCAATGTCTCGCGCGTGCCGCTGGCCAGCAAGCCATTGGCCGAACTGCTGCTCAATGAAGCCGGCGTGGCGGTGCTCTCCGGCACGGCATTCGGACAATATGGCGAGGGCTATCTGCGTTTGAGTTATGCCAACTCGGTGGAAAACATTCGGGAAGGCCTGCGCCGCATGAAACGGGTCATCGAAGCCCTGTGA
- the rseP gene encoding RIP metalloprotease RseP, producing the protein MTTLLAFVFVIGILVLIHELGHFLAARWAGIRAERFSIGLPPHLWKKRIGETEYCIGALPLGGYVKMAGMVDESLDTKIEGKPDEFMSKPIWQRAIVIAAGPLMNIVLAIVLFAGLAYFAGLPELVPVVREVLADSPAQGIGLQPGDRILEVGGQKITTWKELTGIIHASPDRALAITWERQGERLHAEVTPRLDPEANIGLIGISPQETRRKFGFWEAWPTGVNLSWQVTSHMGRMLTRLVSGEGSLKRELTGPIGIAVIAGEAARQGWESLIELLALISVNLAIINLLPIPVLDGGHLVFLGLEAVMRRPVSVKTRLVTHQVVIALLLLLTVFITFNDIQRLLQKVW; encoded by the coding sequence ATGACGACGTTATTGGCCTTTGTATTTGTCATCGGCATCCTCGTGCTGATCCACGAGCTGGGCCATTTTCTGGCCGCGCGCTGGGCCGGCATTCGCGCGGAGCGCTTTTCCATCGGCCTGCCGCCTCACCTCTGGAAAAAACGGATCGGCGAAACCGAGTATTGCATCGGTGCGCTGCCGCTGGGTGGCTATGTCAAAATGGCCGGCATGGTGGATGAGTCGCTCGACACCAAAATCGAAGGCAAGCCCGACGAATTCATGTCGAAACCGATCTGGCAGCGTGCCATCGTGATTGCCGCCGGCCCGTTGATGAATATCGTGCTCGCCATCGTGCTGTTCGCCGGCCTGGCCTATTTCGCCGGTCTGCCCGAGTTGGTGCCGGTGGTGCGAGAAGTGCTTGCCGATTCGCCGGCGCAGGGCATCGGCCTGCAGCCCGGCGACCGCATTTTGGAGGTGGGCGGGCAGAAGATCACCACCTGGAAGGAGCTCACCGGAATCATCCACGCCAGCCCCGACAGGGCCTTGGCGATCACCTGGGAACGCCAGGGCGAACGCCTGCACGCCGAAGTGACGCCACGCCTGGATCCGGAAGCCAACATCGGGCTGATCGGCATCAGTCCGCAGGAGACCCGGCGCAAATTCGGTTTTTGGGAGGCCTGGCCCACGGGCGTGAACTTGTCATGGCAGGTGACCAGCCACATGGGGCGCATGCTGACGCGCTTGGTCAGTGGTGAAGGCTCACTCAAGCGGGAGTTGACCGGCCCGATCGGCATCGCGGTGATCGCCGGTGAGGCCGCCCGTCAGGGCTGGGAGAGTTTGATCGAGCTGCTGGCGCTCATCAGTGTCAATTTGGCGATCATCAACCTGCTGCCGATCCCGGTGTTGGATGGCGGGCATCTGGTCTTCCTCGGCCTGGAGGCGGTGATGCGGCGGCCGGTGTCGGTGAAGACGCGGCTGGTGACGCATCAGGTCGTGATTGCGTTGTTGCTGTTGTTGACAGTGTTCATCACGTTCAACGATATTCAACGGCTGCTGCAAAAGGTCTGGTAG
- a CDS encoding 1-deoxy-D-xylulose-5-phosphate reductoisomerase, with protein MKRIGILGATGSIGVNCLKVVASLPQQFEVVYLASHRNYELLLEQTRQFHPVAVALVEPPPGRQQALRAEFKRLGAELLCGGEALVELAARDDVSVMVNAVVGSAGLPATVRALEQRTTVALANKETLVTGGELVMACARRHGTPLIPIDSEHSALWQCLAGEPRERVRRLIITASGGPFRERAAADFASITVAEALTHPNWSMGPKITIDSATMMNKGLEVIEAYWLFGLELRQIEVVIHPQSIIHSMVEFVDGSIKAQLSVPDMRLPIQYALTYPDRLPNDLPRLDFSRWHTLTFHAPDFDKFACLRLATEALAAGGTAPAVLNAANEEAVQAFLETRLRFDQIPHMIAEALARHSNGQEFSLAGVLAADRWAREFVRAALPRRS; from the coding sequence ATGAAGCGCATTGGCATTTTGGGCGCCACCGGCTCAATCGGCGTCAACTGCCTGAAGGTGGTGGCGAGTCTGCCGCAGCAATTCGAAGTTGTCTATCTCGCCAGCCATCGCAATTACGAGCTGCTGCTGGAGCAGACCCGGCAGTTTCACCCGGTGGCTGTGGCGCTGGTGGAGCCGCCGCCGGGCCGGCAACAGGCATTGCGTGCGGAATTCAAGCGCCTGGGCGCGGAGTTGCTGTGTGGTGGCGAGGCCCTGGTGGAGCTGGCGGCGCGCGATGACGTCTCTGTCATGGTCAATGCCGTGGTCGGTTCCGCCGGTCTGCCGGCGACCGTGCGGGCATTGGAGCAGCGCACCACCGTGGCGCTGGCCAACAAAGAGACGCTGGTGACCGGCGGGGAATTGGTGATGGCCTGCGCCCGCCGGCATGGCACACCTCTCATTCCGATCGACAGCGAGCACAGCGCGTTGTGGCAGTGCCTGGCCGGCGAACCGCGGGAGCGCGTGCGCCGGCTCATCATTACGGCCTCGGGCGGGCCGTTTCGCGAGCGTGCGGCCGCGGATTTTGCCAGCATTACGGTCGCGGAAGCGCTCACTCACCCCAACTGGAGCATGGGACCGAAGATCACCATCGACTCGGCCACCATGATGAACAAAGGCCTGGAGGTCATCGAGGCCTATTGGCTGTTTGGCCTGGAGCTGAGGCAGATCGAGGTGGTGATTCATCCGCAGTCCATCATTCATTCCATGGTGGAATTCGTGGACGGTTCGATCAAAGCCCAGCTCAGCGTGCCGGATATGCGCCTGCCGATTCAATATGCGCTCACCTATCCGGACCGTCTGCCCAATGATCTCCCCCGTCTTGATTTCAGTCGCTGGCACACACTCACTTTTCATGCACCCGACTTCGACAAGTTTGCCTGTCTGCGTCTGGCCACCGAGGCGCTGGCTGCCGGGGGCACCGCCCCCGCCGTGCTGAATGCGGCCAACGAAGAGGCGGTGCAGGCTTTTCTGGAAACCCGTTTGCGCTTCGATCAAATTCCGCACATGATTGCCGAGGCGCTCGCCCGGCACAGCAACGGTCAGGAATTCAGCCTGGCGGGCGTGCTGGCAGCCGATCGCTGGGCGCGGGAATTCGTACGCGCCGCGCTGCCACGGCGGTCGTGA